The DNA window TAAATTTTCTCGGTTTAGATAATTGTAAATGTTAATCATACAGTACGTGTTTTGAACGTAGGGATGGTTGGGATTAAATTACCACTTACGTTTACGTGCAGCTTCTGATTTCTTTTTACGTTTCACGCTTGGTTTTTCATAAAACTCGCGCTTTCTTACCTCTTGAATTGTACCACTTTTAGATACAGTACGTTTGAAGCGGCGAAGAGCATCTTCAAGCGATTCGTTTTTAC is part of the Psychrobacillus sp. FSL H8-0483 genome and encodes:
- the rpsU gene encoding 30S ribosomal protein S21 produces the protein MSKTVVRKNESLEDALRRFKRTVSKSGTIQEVRKREFYEKPSVKRKKKSEAARKRKW